A region of Sulfurimonas sp. DNA encodes the following proteins:
- a CDS encoding FixH family protein: MSKSKGMIWPYAIGISIALVFGACIATVIIANQLPVEKSDTYMMGYHEADAKANELLQARIDFDKEYKVEYVTDGLSLKNTVIKYKITTINLEEVKNAKIEVVVTRPNNHKHDQTLKSSTIVDGVYTFSSIELPVEGRWDIMAKISVGDKKRYFNVKADTREKEVFEY; encoded by the coding sequence TTGAGCAAAAGTAAGGGAATGATTTGGCCTTATGCCATTGGAATATCGATAGCACTAGTTTTTGGAGCTTGTATAGCGACAGTCATAATAGCCAATCAACTTCCAGTTGAAAAGAGTGATACTTATATGATGGGTTATCATGAAGCAGATGCCAAAGCGAATGAACTACTTCAAGCTAGAATAGACTTTGATAAAGAGTATAAAGTTGAGTATGTGACAGATGGTTTAAGTTTGAAAAATACAGTTATAAAATATAAAATCACTACTATAAATTTAGAAGAAGTTAAAAATGCAAAGATTGAAGTGGTTGTTACTAGACCAAACAATCATAAGCATGATCAAACTTTAAAATCTTCAACTATTGTAGATGGCGTATATACATTTTCTTCAATAGAATTACCTGTTGAAGGTAGATGGGATATTATGGCAAAGATTAGTGTTGGAGATAAAAAAAGATATTTTAATGTTAAGGCTGATACAAGAGAGAAAGAGGTGTTTGAATATTAA